One Polaribacter sp. KT25b DNA segment encodes these proteins:
- a CDS encoding ABC transporter ATP-binding protein, whose translation MIKTKDNIQPVLEIKDLHKSFGTNHVLNGFNLKLYEGENLVVMGKSGSGKSVMIKCLVGLLEADSGSITIKNLDILKLGRKELDVLRTEIGFLFQGSALYDSMTVRENLEFPLRRNRDKTDATKTDEELVIEALQNVGLANTIDLMPAELSGGMQRRVALARALILKPKIILYDEPTTGLDPITAKEIIQLMRTIQKTYKTSSLIITHDVDCARVISNRMILLVDGINYAEGTFKELSTSEDIKIKAFFKN comes from the coding sequence ATGATAAAAACAAAAGACAACATACAGCCTGTTTTAGAAATTAAAGATTTACATAAAAGCTTTGGTACAAATCATGTGCTAAATGGTTTTAATTTAAAATTATACGAAGGAGAAAATCTGGTTGTAATGGGTAAATCTGGTTCTGGAAAATCTGTAATGATAAAATGTTTGGTGGGTTTATTAGAGGCTGATAGTGGCAGTATTACAATTAAAAATCTTGATATTCTAAAACTAGGCAGAAAAGAATTAGATGTTCTTAGAACAGAAATTGGTTTTTTATTTCAAGGCAGCGCATTGTATGATTCTATGACAGTTAGGGAAAACTTAGAATTTCCGTTACGTAGAAATAGAGACAAAACAGATGCAACAAAAACAGATGAAGAATTAGTAATAGAAGCACTACAAAATGTAGGGTTAGCAAATACAATAGATTTAATGCCAGCAGAACTTTCTGGCGGAATGCAACGTCGAGTAGCATTAGCAAGAGCTTTAATCTTAAAACCAAAAATTATTTTATATGATGAACCTACAACAGGTCTTGACCCTATTACTGCAAAAGAAATCATTCAGTTAATGAGAACTATTCAGAAAACATATAAAACATCATCTCTTATTATTACGCATGATGTGGATTGCGCACGAGTAATTAGCAACCGAATGATTTTATTAGTAGACGGAATTAATTATGCAGAAGGTACTTTTAAAGAACTTTCTACATCCGAAGACATAAAAATTAAAGCCTTTTTTAAAAATTAA
- a CDS encoding ABC transporter permease, with product MSKTNSIKASTKLFFNEVGDIIYFAIRFFREVFTSPFEWKEFLRQCYQIGNRSFLLIGVTGFILGLVFTLQSRPTLLEFGATSWMPSMVSLSIVRELGPVIFALICAGRIGSGIGAELGSMKVTEQIDAMEVSGTNPFKYLVVTRILAATLMLPLLILMGDAIALFGSALVENLKGEVSYLLYFNKVFDALQFSDILPATVKSFFFGFSIGLVGCYKGYNCSKGTVGVGEASNAAVVYTSMLLFIIDFIAVFITDIFFKL from the coding sequence TTGAGCAAAACGAACTCTATAAAAGCAAGTACCAAACTCTTTTTTAATGAAGTTGGCGATATAATTTATTTCGCCATTCGTTTTTTTAGAGAAGTTTTCACATCTCCTTTTGAGTGGAAAGAATTTTTAAGACAATGTTACCAAATTGGTAATCGATCGTTTTTATTAATTGGTGTTACAGGTTTTATTTTAGGATTGGTTTTTACGCTACAATCTAGACCTACACTTTTAGAATTTGGAGCTACTTCTTGGATGCCATCAATGGTAAGTTTATCAATTGTAAGAGAATTAGGACCCGTAATTTTTGCACTAATTTGTGCCGGTAGAATTGGCTCTGGAATTGGCGCCGAACTTGGTTCAATGAAAGTTACAGAGCAAATTGATGCGATGGAAGTATCAGGAACAAATCCTTTTAAATACTTAGTTGTAACACGAATATTAGCAGCAACATTAATGCTACCGTTACTTATTCTTATGGGGGACGCTATTGCTTTATTTGGATCTGCACTTGTAGAGAATTTAAAAGGGGAAGTTTCTTATCTTTTATATTTTAATAAAGTTTTTGACGCGCTGCAGTTTAGTGATATTCTTCCCGCAACCGTAAAATCTTTTTTCTTCGGTTTTTCTATTGGTTTAGTAGGTTGTTATAAAGGATATAATTGTTCTAAAGGTACTGTTGGTGTTGGTGAAGCATCGAATGCTGCAGTGGTTTACACATCAATGTTATTATTTATTATCGATTTTATTGCCGTATTTATCACAGATATTTTCTTTAAGTTATGA
- a CDS encoding STAS/SEC14 domain-containing protein translates to MIEQIKIFDSNVIAIEVIDGFTKIDEKVCERIFQRKISKGFKSINILVRVDKVKISKCKVKVFFEDIIWLSRNYNKMGRFAIVAHSDLLKALVSIDNLFFAKTSKGREERYFDVSQIEEAFTFVIAKE, encoded by the coding sequence ATGATAGAACAAATAAAAATTTTCGACTCAAATGTAATCGCTATTGAGGTAATTGATGGTTTTACCAAAATAGATGAAAAAGTTTGCGAGAGAATATTCCAGAGAAAAATAAGTAAGGGTTTTAAGTCTATTAATATCCTTGTAAGGGTTGATAAGGTTAAAATTTCTAAGTGTAAGGTAAAAGTCTTTTTTGAAGATATTATATGGTTATCTAGAAATTATAATAAAATGGGGCGTTTTGCAATTGTAGCTCATTCTGATTTGTTAAAAGCTTTAGTATCTATAGATAATTTGTTTTTTGCCAAAACAAGCAAAGGAAGAGAAGAACGATATTTTGATGTTTCTCAAATAGAAGAAGCCTTTACATTTGTTATTGCTAAAGAATAA
- a CDS encoding hemolysin III family protein produces the protein MQVKDSNTQIKQELVNSIVHGFGIIFGIVSIPILIAFAIKSDNTIGIIGAAIYGFCFLQLFTFSTLYHSIQHAQAKHTLEILDHISIYFLISGTYTPFLLMYMRNSFGITLLSVLWGLTAFGIIFKIFFTGKWNILSTIIYIVMGCIMIVGGRTFFESIPSNILTMLLIGCGLYLIGVIFYLWRKYPYNHAVWHFFVLAAAVCHYIAILLAVESN, from the coding sequence ATGCAAGTTAAGGATTCAAATACACAGATTAAACAAGAACTCGTAAACAGCATTGTACATGGCTTCGGAATCATTTTTGGCATTGTAAGTATTCCTATTCTTATAGCATTTGCTATTAAAAGTGATAATACGATTGGTATTATTGGTGCGGCTATTTATGGATTTTGTTTTCTACAACTTTTCACCTTTTCTACACTTTATCATAGCATACAGCACGCCCAAGCAAAACACACACTTGAAATCCTTGATCACATCAGTATCTATTTCTTAATATCTGGTACTTACACTCCTTTTTTATTGATGTATATGCGCAATTCTTTTGGTATAACGTTACTATCTGTTTTGTGGGGTTTAACTGCATTCGGAATCATTTTTAAGATTTTTTTTACAGGAAAATGGAATATTTTATCAACAATAATTTATATAGTAATGGGCTGTATTATGATTGTTGGTGGGCGAACATTTTTTGAAAGTATTCCTTCTAACATCCTAACAATGCTTCTAATTGGATGCGGACTTTACCTTATAGGCGTTATTTTTTACTTATGGAGAAAATACCCTTATAATCACGCTGTCTGGCATTTTTTTGTACTTGCAGCAGCTGTTTGTCATTATATAGCTATTTTATTAGCAGTTGAATCAAATTAA
- a CDS encoding cysteine dioxygenase family protein translates to MKIKTIEKLILALNTCAISNTESCYLNALKKISIPLKEWEKYFKFKEYRPGRVSLFKNKRYQLVLSCWEKGQQSPIHDIDSKEAWIHPISGQFIEERYRISKEKKGLEQVSSILMNSLSYSYMQKSKTIYRYINSFEHRSACLHLYSKPVLERKEYDKNTGRVSIVKQLYDMQVKEYNHLNN, encoded by the coding sequence ATGAAAATAAAAACTATAGAAAAACTGATTTTAGCATTAAATACTTGTGCTATTAGTAATACAGAAAGCTGCTATCTAAACGCTCTAAAAAAAATAAGTATTCCACTTAAAGAATGGGAAAAATATTTCAAATTTAAGGAATACAGGCCAGGAAGAGTAAGCCTTTTTAAAAATAAACGTTATCAGTTAGTTTTATCATGTTGGGAAAAAGGTCAACAAAGTCCAATACACGACATTGATTCTAAAGAAGCATGGATTCATCCAATATCTGGGCAATTTATAGAAGAACGCTATAGAATATCAAAAGAAAAAAAAGGACTAGAACAGGTAAGCTCAATTTTAATGAATTCTTTGAGTTACTCATATATGCAAAAATCAAAAACTATTTATAGGTATATAAATTCATTTGAGCATCGATCGGCGTGTTTGCATTTATACTCAAAACCTGTTTTAGAAAGAAAAGAATATGATAAAAATACTGGCAGAGTAAGTATTGTAAAGCAATTATATGATATGCAAGTTAAAGAATATAACCATTTAAATAATTAA
- a CDS encoding heavy-metal-associated domain-containing protein: protein MSLLQKNIIPGNHGKVFTTNANAMHDLNVIKTQLLELSGVKDVLFNFDVFPKEFTVYTSKLVAIEEIEKKVISTGYHAVTKDLFKI, encoded by the coding sequence ATGAGTTTACTACAAAAAAATATAATACCAGGAAACCACGGAAAAGTATTTACAACAAATGCAAATGCTATGCATGATTTAAATGTAATTAAAACTCAATTATTAGAGTTGAGTGGTGTTAAAGATGTATTATTCAATTTTGATGTGTTTCCTAAAGAGTTTACTGTTTACACTTCTAAGTTAGTAGCTATAGAAGAAATAGAAAAAAAAGTGATATCTACAGGTTATCATGCTGTAACAAAAGATCTTTTTAAAATTTAG
- a CDS encoding T9SS type A sorting domain-containing protein, whose protein sequence is MKKIYFFFLTLFICIQSYSQNQNFIIDNSFPYHVNEETLGKATIGGDTIFISSTRTNPLRFQFTNGDINNPLVIINKGGQVKIESPNSYSWGAITFENCKYIKISGAGHPNYKYGFQLSADNCGLAFSDLSSDCEAEFIKISHDGFFGIMAKKNYDGNPPSPHPLFENLIIHDCFIENVSEGMYLGETKSPGMEFKHVKIYNNIVRNTLRESIQIANMVEDVEIYNNTLLNAGLENMIYQTSLLQIGDNSVANVYNNILIEAPTTGIAIYGKGNSSFTNNYISSNMGMFVDNRIFTDSLTPINIKQNYFREVRGNQIIKNYNELNYLTVQDNKYETDTIFFLNQSGNINNFTEQNNTLTSIPEIEFTDPSSNDYSLKSTNPIEYQNMGAPGGPEYFEPEPEQIVISPEMITDLVQGSSVNSPLFLFDEQNLNIESDEHATSNSWKPDYVMKETSYHAIIDLGKEYHISEINLHDMHNSQDFTVEYGDESNWNTLFIDPCNTFNIWSKNETDVTTRFLRISMYTSIYAAVNEIIIYGFPVEPEPEQIVITPNMVTDLVEGGSVNSPLFLFDEQAIDFKAGEHAISNSWKPYYTNANAPYYVVIDLGQEYHISEINLHDMHDTHNFTVEYGDLTNWTNLFTDPLDKFQFWNKHITDISTRYLRLVITDSPYAAVNEIIIYGYPIDEEIETEKEEETIDDEQIIVTSNMVTDLVEGGSVNSPLFLFDEQNLDFQSGVTATSNSWKPDYAMNETSYHAVIDLGTEYHISEINLHDMNDTYNFTVEYGDESNWNTLFVDPCDTFNTWSKNTTDISTRYLRFSMYQNVFAAINEIFIFGYPITSNSAKSVNVEKTEKKSSNNSVFGTEKIKMYPNPVNKKLNVKFPVDMLGKSNLVIRDVIGKTFYNKEIIISATNPNLELNNYQLPKINGIYMLSLFHESGELKTLKFIKKN, encoded by the coding sequence ATGAAAAAGATTTACTTTTTTTTTCTGACCTTATTTATTTGTATACAATCATATTCTCAAAATCAAAACTTTATAATTGACAACAGTTTTCCTTATCATGTAAATGAAGAAACATTAGGAAAAGCAACTATTGGAGGAGATACTATCTTTATTTCTTCTACTAGAACGAATCCTTTACGATTTCAATTTACAAATGGAGATATTAATAATCCGCTTGTAATTATTAATAAAGGAGGTCAAGTTAAAATTGAAAGTCCTAATAGTTACAGTTGGGGAGCAATTACTTTTGAAAATTGTAAATACATTAAAATTAGCGGAGCAGGACATCCAAATTATAAATACGGATTTCAATTATCTGCTGATAATTGTGGATTGGCTTTTTCTGATTTAAGTTCTGATTGTGAAGCCGAATTTATAAAAATAAGTCACGACGGTTTTTTTGGTATTATGGCTAAAAAAAATTATGATGGTAATCCTCCTTCTCCTCATCCTCTTTTTGAAAATTTAATAATCCATGATTGTTTTATTGAAAATGTATCCGAAGGGATGTATTTAGGTGAAACTAAATCACCCGGAATGGAGTTTAAACATGTTAAAATTTACAATAATATTGTAAGAAACACATTAAGAGAATCTATACAAATTGCTAACATGGTTGAAGATGTAGAGATTTACAATAACACACTCTTAAACGCTGGTTTAGAGAACATGATTTACCAAACCAGTTTACTACAAATTGGCGATAACAGCGTAGCTAATGTTTATAACAATATTCTAATTGAAGCCCCAACTACAGGTATTGCTATTTATGGTAAAGGAAATTCTTCATTTACCAATAATTATATATCATCAAATATGGGAATGTTTGTAGATAACCGCATTTTTACGGATAGTTTAACACCAATAAACATCAAACAAAATTATTTTAGAGAAGTTAGAGGAAATCAAATAATAAAAAATTACAACGAACTTAATTATTTAACTGTTCAAGATAATAAGTATGAAACAGATACTATATTTTTTCTAAATCAATCTGGTAACATAAATAATTTTACGGAACAAAATAACACTTTAACAAGTATTCCTGAAATAGAATTTACAGATCCTTCTAGTAATGATTATTCTCTAAAAAGCACAAATCCAATAGAATATCAAAACATGGGTGCGCCAGGAGGTCCAGAATATTTTGAACCAGAACCAGAACAAATTGTTATTAGCCCAGAAATGATTACAGATTTAGTTCAAGGCAGCAGTGTAAATTCGCCATTGTTTTTATTTGATGAACAAAATTTAAATATAGAATCTGATGAACATGCTACAAGCAATTCATGGAAGCCAGATTATGTAATGAAAGAAACTTCATATCATGCAATTATAGATTTAGGAAAAGAGTATCATATATCAGAAATAAATTTGCATGATATGCATAATTCTCAAGATTTTACTGTAGAATATGGTGATGAATCTAATTGGAATACACTTTTTATAGATCCTTGTAATACTTTTAATATTTGGAGTAAAAATGAAACTGATGTTACAACCCGATTCTTAAGAATTTCTATGTACACAAGTATTTACGCAGCTGTTAATGAAATAATTATTTACGGCTTTCCAGTTGAACCAGAACCAGAACAAATAGTAATTACACCAAATATGGTAACAGATCTTGTAGAAGGAGGAAGTGTAAATTCGCCCTTGTTTTTGTTTGATGAACAAGCAATAGATTTTAAGGCTGGTGAACATGCAATTAGCAACTCTTGGAAACCTTATTACACAAATGCGAATGCTCCATATTATGTTGTAATTGATTTAGGACAAGAATATCATATATCAGAAATAAATCTTCATGATATGCATGATACGCACAATTTTACAGTTGAATATGGCGATTTAACTAACTGGACTAATTTGTTTACTGATCCTTTGGATAAATTTCAATTTTGGAATAAACATATAACTGATATTTCTACCCGTTATTTGAGATTAGTAATTACAGATAGTCCTTATGCAGCTGTAAATGAAATAATTATTTACGGATATCCTATTGACGAAGAAATTGAAACAGAAAAAGAAGAAGAAACTATTGATGACGAGCAGATAATTGTAACATCAAATATGGTAACAGATCTTGTAGAAGGCGGAAGTGTAAACTCACCATTATTTTTATTTGATGAACAAAATTTAGATTTTCAATCTGGCGTAACTGCAACAAGTAATTCTTGGAAACCAGATTATGCAATGAATGAAACTTCATATCATGCAGTTATAGATTTAGGAACAGAATATCATATATCAGAAATAAATTTACACGACATGAACGATACATACAATTTTACAGTAGAATATGGTGATGAATCTAATTGGAATACTTTATTTGTAGATCCTTGTGATACTTTTAATACATGGAGTAAAAACACAACAGATATTTCAACTAGATATTTACGTTTTTCTATGTATCAAAATGTATTTGCAGCTATTAACGAAATATTTATTTTCGGATATCCTATTACGTCAAATTCAGCTAAATCTGTTAATGTAGAAAAAACTGAAAAAAAAAGTTCTAATAATTCTGTTTTTGGCACTGAAAAAATTAAAATGTATCCAAACCCTGTAAATAAAAAATTAAATGTAAAATTTCCTGTTGATATGTTAGGAAAAAGCAATCTAGTTATTAGAGATGTTATAGGAAAAACATTTTATAACAAGGAAATTATAATTAGTGCTACAAATCCTAATCTTGAATTAAATAATTATCAGTTACCAAAAATAAATGGAATATACATGTTATCACTTTTTCATGAATCAGGAGAATTAAAAACCTTAAAATTTATTAAGAAGAATTGA
- a CDS encoding glycosyl hydrolase 53 family protein codes for MKNLKIFFLVILIFPTFVFSQAIEIVSFSENPLEVNPLIGNNLTINYKYSSEPNSVGNHIYIGLEILDSTNEFYASVSGITLENQSSGENIKGNVQFFIGSNNQLSANLPSGYYYQVKAVLYKSGGWIENAWAGYWNTPTLVFQDTSNFNFSTNKISKGADISWMTEMESEGYFWKDNNGNTKELLPLLKEYQLDAVRLRVWVNPENSGANGWCNIDDLVKKAELANALNMDIMICIHYSDWWADPGKQNKPAAWSGLSVLELETAVSNHTTEILSALKVKNITPKWVQIGNETSNGMLWDDGKASEGGFANYAKFVNAGSNAVKTFNNTIKTILHLSEGNDNGLFRWNIDGLLNHGLNANKIDIIGMSLYPDADNWKEMTDNAYANMLDLKSRYGKEVIVSEVGFNSNQPSISYQFLVYIIEKTRQAEGLGVFYWEPIAHGDFTSYSKGAWDEDGSPSVAMDAFMDKTTLNVKDFENENNQLFKVYPNPTTNNITVKGLKNKITSIKIYDIKGKKIRSIKTDSITKTIDISNLKTGIYLLKINNMHSVKFFKD; via the coding sequence ATGAAAAATTTAAAAATATTTTTTCTTGTTATATTAATCTTTCCAACTTTTGTTTTTTCTCAAGCAATAGAAATAGTTTCATTCAGTGAAAATCCGTTAGAAGTAAATCCTTTAATAGGAAACAATTTAACAATCAATTATAAATATTCTAGTGAACCTAATTCTGTAGGAAATCATATTTATATTGGTTTAGAGATTTTAGATAGTACGAACGAATTTTATGCTTCGGTTTCTGGTATAACTTTAGAAAATCAATCTTCAGGAGAAAATATAAAAGGAAATGTGCAGTTTTTTATTGGTAGTAATAATCAATTATCGGCAAATTTACCATCTGGATATTATTATCAAGTAAAAGCAGTTTTATATAAAAGTGGAGGTTGGATAGAAAATGCTTGGGCGGGTTATTGGAATACACCAACGTTGGTTTTTCAAGATACGAGTAATTTTAATTTTAGTACAAATAAAATCTCCAAAGGAGCAGATATAAGTTGGATGACCGAAATGGAATCCGAAGGATATTTTTGGAAAGATAATAATGGAAATACAAAAGAATTATTACCGTTATTAAAAGAATATCAGTTAGATGCTGTACGACTGAGAGTTTGGGTAAATCCAGAAAATTCTGGTGCAAATGGTTGGTGTAATATTGATGATTTAGTAAAAAAAGCAGAATTGGCAAATGCACTAAATATGGATATTATGATTTGTATTCATTACAGCGATTGGTGGGCAGATCCTGGTAAGCAAAATAAACCTGCTGCTTGGTCTGGATTATCGGTTCTAGAATTAGAAACAGCAGTTTCTAATCATACAACAGAAATTTTATCAGCATTAAAAGTAAAAAATATTACACCAAAATGGGTGCAAATTGGCAATGAAACTAGTAATGGAATGCTTTGGGATGATGGTAAGGCATCCGAAGGTGGTTTTGCAAATTATGCCAAATTTGTAAATGCAGGTTCAAATGCAGTAAAGACATTTAATAATACCATTAAAACTATTCTTCATTTATCAGAAGGAAATGATAATGGTTTATTTCGATGGAATATAGATGGTTTGCTTAACCATGGTTTAAACGCTAATAAAATTGATATTATTGGAATGTCTTTATATCCTGATGCAGATAATTGGAAAGAAATGACTGATAATGCGTATGCAAATATGCTAGATCTAAAATCTAGATATGGTAAAGAGGTAATCGTATCAGAAGTTGGTTTTAACTCAAATCAACCAAGTATTTCTTATCAATTTTTAGTGTATATTATAGAAAAAACAAGGCAAGCAGAAGGTTTGGGTGTTTTTTATTGGGAGCCAATTGCGCATGGCGATTTTACTTCTTATTCTAAAGGAGCTTGGGACGAAGATGGAAGTCCTTCTGTAGCAATGGATGCTTTTATGGATAAAACTACACTAAATGTTAAAGATTTTGAGAATGAAAATAACCAATTATTTAAAGTATATCCAAATCCGACTACAAACAATATTACTGTTAAAGGATTAAAAAATAAAATAACCTCTATAAAAATATACGATATTAAAGGTAAGAAAATAAGAAGTATTAAAACCGATAGTATTACAAAAACTATTGATATTTCTAATTTAAAAACAGGAATTTATCTTTTAAAAATAAATAATATGCATTCAGTTAAGTTTTTTAAAGATTAG
- a CDS encoding porin family protein has translation MDKLFFSFFLLIFTANIYSQKDSLQLGDRYADDQIYAAITYAQFDSQPSGVTKSSFSYAVSTGFLKDIILNKKGSFSFALGVGYGFDFFNHDLKVSEINNSTFFDTSENISSNVFKAHNLEFPLEIRWRTSTAKRYEFWRIYTGVKFLYNISNTFQFTENETAYKYKDVSAYRKLQYGLTFSAGYTEFNAYLFYSLTPVFEKGTINGENIDTRVLKFGLIFYLL, from the coding sequence ATGGATAAATTATTTTTTTCTTTCTTTTTACTGATTTTTACAGCTAATATTTACTCGCAAAAAGATTCTTTACAATTGGGAGATCGCTATGCAGATGATCAAATTTATGCAGCAATTACGTATGCACAATTTGATAGTCAACCATCTGGAGTTACTAAAAGTAGTTTTTCGTATGCAGTATCTACTGGGTTTTTAAAAGATATTATTCTTAATAAAAAAGGCAGTTTTTCTTTTGCGCTTGGTGTTGGTTATGGTTTTGATTTTTTTAACCATGATTTAAAAGTGTCAGAAATAAATAATAGCACGTTTTTTGATACATCAGAAAATATTAGCTCTAATGTATTTAAAGCCCATAATTTAGAGTTTCCTTTAGAAATTAGATGGAGAACTTCAACTGCTAAAAGATATGAATTTTGGCGAATTTATACTGGTGTAAAATTTTTATATAATATATCTAATACTTTTCAGTTTACAGAAAACGAAACAGCTTATAAGTATAAAGATGTTTCTGCTTATAGAAAATTACAATACGGATTAACATTTTCTGCAGGTTATACAGAATTTAATGCATATCTTTTTTATAGTTTAACTCCAGTTTTTGAAAAAGGAACAATTAATGGAGAAAATATTGATACTCGAGTCTTAAAATTTGGATTAATCTTTTA